From Pseudomonas sp. B21-028, one genomic window encodes:
- a CDS encoding urea transporter, protein MPNTHCPDWATALLNGFSQIFLQRHPLCGLLCLLAILFSAPALFGWALLGGVAGLLTAQRRDYPKADRQAGLFSYNGILLGLLAGLVLPWSVLLPPLVIAGGGLSAMLTQQWLKRTRGPRCLPAYTAPFVGLGWLLLGFAPLQPPALAVELTVPNLLTGWLNGLGQVMFLDQPLAGALIATGMLLANPRAASWALFGSAAGLAFALLQHENAAALSGLAGYNPALVALALSQARRSPWLPLVGILLAILLTPGFAALGLAPLTAPFILAGWLVRATVRAWQQARLDTAPCALRGNRPRLR, encoded by the coding sequence ATGCCCAACACCCACTGCCCCGACTGGGCCACCGCCCTGCTCAACGGCTTCAGCCAGATCTTCCTCCAGCGTCATCCGCTGTGCGGCCTGTTGTGCCTGCTGGCAATCCTGTTCAGCGCGCCGGCCTTGTTCGGGTGGGCGTTGCTGGGTGGCGTGGCCGGGTTGCTCACGGCCCAGCGGCGCGATTACCCCAAGGCGGATCGCCAGGCCGGGCTGTTCAGCTACAACGGCATCCTGCTGGGGTTGCTGGCGGGCCTGGTCTTGCCCTGGTCCGTCTTGCTGCCGCCGCTGGTCATCGCGGGCGGCGGCCTCAGCGCGATGCTGACCCAGCAATGGCTCAAGCGCACCCGTGGCCCGCGATGCCTGCCCGCCTACACCGCGCCCTTCGTGGGGCTGGGCTGGCTGCTGCTGGGGTTCGCCCCGCTGCAGCCGCCAGCCCTGGCGGTCGAACTGACAGTGCCCAACCTGCTGACCGGCTGGTTGAACGGATTGGGCCAGGTGATGTTTCTCGACCAGCCGTTGGCCGGAGCACTGATTGCGACAGGCATGCTGCTGGCCAACCCGCGCGCTGCCAGCTGGGCATTGTTCGGTTCGGCCGCCGGCCTGGCCTTCGCCTTGCTGCAGCATGAAAACGCAGCCGCCCTGTCAGGGCTGGCTGGCTACAACCCGGCCCTGGTGGCGCTGGCGCTCAGCCAAGCGCGACGCTCACCCTGGCTGCCGCTCGTGGGCATCCTCTTGGCAATCCTGCTCACGCCGGGGTTCGCCGCCCTCGGCCTGGCGCCGCTGACCGCCCCTTTCATCCTCGCAGGCTGGCTGGTCCGCGCCACGGTTCGGGCGTGGCAACAGGCCAGACTCGACACCGCGCCTTGCGCTCTGCGGGGCAATCGCCCTAGGCTTCGCTGA
- a CDS encoding ion transporter → MDSTDNWRERLYIMIFQTDTVAGRRFDSALLLIILASLVIVMLDSIDSVHKNYAALLAGIEWGFTFIFLVEYGLRLYCSPKPLRYAFSFYGLVDLLAIVPGILALYYSDAQYLLIIRIIRMLRIFRVLKLSPYLKQANYLMAALRGSKQKIIVFLVSVSTLVTVFGTLMYVIEGPEHGFTSIPKGIYWAIVTLTTVGFGDIVPKTPLGQVVSSLVMITGYSIIAVPTGIFTAELATAMRGDQLKHDCPVCSKNNHEHGAAFCSRCGNALFRKLE, encoded by the coding sequence ATGGACAGCACCGACAACTGGCGTGAACGCCTCTACATCATGATTTTCCAGACCGACACCGTGGCCGGTCGACGCTTCGACAGTGCGTTGCTGCTGATCATCCTCGCCAGCCTGGTGATCGTGATGCTCGACAGCATCGACAGCGTGCACAAGAATTATGCGGCCCTGCTGGCCGGGATCGAATGGGGTTTCACCTTCATCTTCCTCGTCGAGTACGGCCTGCGCTTGTATTGCTCGCCCAAGCCCCTGCGCTATGCGTTCAGTTTCTACGGCCTGGTGGACCTGCTGGCAATCGTGCCGGGGATCCTGGCGCTGTACTACAGCGATGCCCAGTACCTGCTGATCATCCGGATCATCCGCATGCTGCGGATCTTTCGGGTGCTCAAGCTCAGCCCCTACCTCAAGCAAGCCAATTACCTGATGGCGGCGCTGCGGGGCAGCAAGCAGAAAATCATCGTGTTCCTGGTCAGCGTCTCTACCCTGGTGACGGTGTTCGGCACGTTGATGTACGTCATCGAAGGCCCGGAGCATGGCTTCACCAGCATTCCCAAGGGCATCTACTGGGCTATCGTGACCCTGACCACCGTGGGCTTCGGCGACATCGTGCCCAAGACGCCCCTGGGCCAGGTGGTTTCGTCCCTGGTGATGATCACCGGTTATTCGATCATCGCCGTGCCCACCGGTATCTTCACCGCGGAACTGGCCACCGCCATGCGCGGTGACCAGCTCAAGCACGATTGCCCGGTGTGCAGCAAAAACAATCACGAACATGGAGCCGCGTTCTGCTCCCGCTGTGGCAATGCGCTGTTCAGGAAACTGGAATAA